The proteins below come from a single Ptychodera flava strain L36383 chromosome 6, AS_Pfla_20210202, whole genome shotgun sequence genomic window:
- the LOC139134515 gene encoding plexin-A4-like, whose product MVARYHIVGRDLTFDRPNVLDFTPKLGPKSGGTIVALHGEYVNAGRIIEAYFSGSSCLINRTVDAFNETLVFCNTTSTNVTDSAKLSMYFDGTERLAPESKKFAFTEDPTVTDIYPSTSMISGGRRINVTGTYLTSIRQPRMLITAGRPFVSEQPCDVRSFSEMDCITPPVDISVPLRNNRNSGDDEVTVGFIMDAVQEVRQLDFDFEIVVDPEYYPFPEEGNIREHQGGQLVVRGKNLNLASTESEVMVTIGQEECRVVSLADVQLNCISPVDEPKGVNKSGSPTENGLPVVIVEIGNLEFFIGYLKYPIISPAISSGLIGGLVAAFVLLVAITIVIVIVCYLRNRKLDRQIAETENRLQTMVMEMRAGPDVNLPFADYSKYTANMVYDLRTGQQGLENLHSNTNRKMDLEKFNSLLMNKFFCLVLIRTLEQQRRMANDQKKAFGHLLTIALHEKTKIYLPEILKELFADAVIKAERTKKTKSMLNRVDTIMESILNAWFAITLYSYIKTCLGESIYELFLAMTTQADKEPRQMLTGSTRDKVHTVFANMLTLDEQHHSHFPAPIKFMFDMLDSIAEKHGISDGNVTRSWKCDSLHLGLWAKILQSPQYVLDIKPTNDVKRGLEGVAQAFIEICSETTNSPSETDELYEEISTFKTQLQQFFDDIKALPSVSEGALKQYLEEHSQDHSASSDRLAALDELIKFVIGFHNEITEALQNDENCEKEGHAVALKELISSIVESQYEQIPGKYESLQPRPVVLYDGLHQLPQNPPQYQDLYPEQRSKYMMLQRHKEERPEEASSQHTPSEYQSIQPEPKSQYTHLKFN is encoded by the exons ATGGTAGCGAGGTATCATATTGTAGGTCGGGATTTGACATTTGATC GACCCAATGTACTTGACTTCACTCCAAAACTTGGCCCAAAGTCTGGTGGCACAATCGTGGCTCTACATGGAGAATACGTCAATGCTGGCAGAATCATTGAAGCGTATTTCAGCGGATCATCTTGTCTAATAAATAG gACGGTAGATGCATTCAACGAAACATTAGTGTTTTGCAACACAACTAGTACAAACGTAACAGATTCTGCTAAACTATCGATGTATTTTGATGGCACTGAACGGTTAGCACCAGAAAGCAAGAAATTCGCCTTTACTGAAGACCCGACAGTGACAGATATTTATCCGTCTACCAGTATGATAAG TGGTGGTCGTAGAATCAACGTCACCGGTACGTATTTGACATCAATAAGGCAGCCTAGAATGTTGATTACAGCTGGAAGACCGTTTGTATCG GAGCAACCATGTGACGTTCGCTCATTCAGCGAAATGGATTGCATCACACCACCCGTCGACATTTCAGTGCCATTGCGGAATAATCGAAACAGTGGTGATGACGAGGTTACTGTGGGATTTATAATGGACGCTGTTCAGGAGGTCAGGCAACTTGACTTTGATTTTGAGATCGTAGTTGATCCAGAATATTACCCATTTCCAGAAGAAGGAAATATCAGAGAACATCAAGGAGGACAATTGGTTGTTCGG GGTAAAAACTTGAATTTAGCCAGTACTGAGAGCGAAGTAATGGTCACGATTGGACAAGAAGAATGCAGGGTCGTCAGTTTGGCGGACGTCCAACTAAACTGTATCTCACCGGTTGATGAACCGAAAGGTGTGAACAAAAGTGGAAGTCCAACAGAGAATGGTCTTCCAGTCGTTATA GTAGAAATCGGAAATTTAGAATTCTTCATCGGGTATCTAAAATATCCTATCATCAGTCCGGCTATATCATCCGGGCTAATCGGAGGTCTAGTTGCCGCCTTTGTGCTGTTGGTCGCCATTACTATTGTGATCGTCATAGTATGTTATCTCCGAAACAGAAAGTTGGACAGACAGATAGCAGAAACTGAAAACAGATTGCAAACAATGGTTATGGAAATGAGAGCGGGGCCGG ATGTAAATCTTCCGTTCGCAGACTACAGTAAATATACTGCAAATATGGTATATGATCTACGCACTGgtcaacaaggactcgaaaatTTACAC AGTAATACTAATCGTAAAATGGATCTAGAAAAGTTTAACTCTCTGCTCATGAACAAGTTCTTCTGCCTTGTGTTAATCCGCACCCTGGAACAACAAAGGAGAATGGCGAACGATCAAAA AAAGGCCTTTGGACATCTCCTGACAATAGCTCTTCACGAGAAGACTAAGATTTACCTACCAGA AATTTTGAAAGAACTGTTTGCTGATGCTGTAATCAAGGCTGAACGAACAAAGAAGACAAAGTCTATGCTTAACAG GGTCGACACTATAATGGAGTCTATTTTGAATGCTTGGTTTGCAATTACATTGTATTCTTACATAAAG ACTTGTCTTGGTGAATCCATCTACGAGCTATTTCTTGCCATGACGACACAGGCTGATAAAGAACCTCGGCAAATGCTCACG GGTTCAACGAGAGATAAGGTGCACACGGTCTTTGCGAACATGTTGACGTTGGACGAACAACACCACTCTCACTTTCCTGCTCCAATCAAGTTTATGTTTGATATGCTGGATAGCATAGCTGAGAAACATGGTATCAGTGATGGAAATGTAACTCGATCGTGGAAATGTGACAG CTTACATTTAGGTCTATGGGCCAAGATATTGCAGTCACCTCAGTATGTGCTTGACATTAAGCCAACGAACGATGTAAAGAGGGGTCTTGAAGGTGTAGCACAGGCCTTCATTGAGATCTGCTCCGAGACCACT AACTCCCCTTCAGAAACGGATGAACTGTACGAAGAAATATCAACATTCAAGACACAGCTACAACAGTTTTTTGATGATATAAAGGCTTTACCAAGTGTCAGTGAGGGCGCCCTCAAGCAATATCTGGAAGAGCATTCACAG GATCATAGTGCTTCCTCAGACAGACTGGCAGCCTTGGATGAGCTGATCAAATTTGTTATTGGATTCCATAATGAG ATAACGGAGGCTCTGCAGAATGATGAGAATTGCGAGAAAGAAGGTCATGCAGTCGCCTTAAAGGAATTGATATCTTCTATTGTTGAAAGTCAGTATGAGCAGATACCTGGCAAGTACGAATCATTGCAGCCAAGGCCAGTTGTCCTTTACGATGGCCTCCATCAGTTACCTCAGAATCCTCCACAATACCA